GACGGCTCGCCCTGGGACGGCACCGGCGTCGGACGGCTCTGGCCGCTGCTGACCGGTGAACGCGGGGAGTACGCCCTGGCGAACGGCCAGGACGCACTGCCCTACCTGGCCACCATGCACTCCGCAGCCAATGACGGCTTCATGATCCCCGAACAGGTCTGGGACCAGGACGAACCGACATCCTACGGCCACGCCCTGGGCCGCAGCACCGGCTCCGCCTCCCCGCTGTCCTGGGCCATGGCCCAATACGTCCGGCTTGCAGCGGGCATGAAGCACGGCTCACCCGTGGAGACCCCGCAGAACGTCGCCAGCCGCTACGCTGGCGGCGCCGTCGCAGAGCCCGCCCTTGAGATCACGTCCCCGGCGCAGCTGATCACTTCAGATTCGGACAGCACCACAGTGTCCGGTACCACGGCCGCGGCCGAGGTGTTCATCTCCGTCAACGGCAAGGTGGTGGAGGCCCCGCTGACCCCGGCCGCGAACGGAACCTCAGCCTTCTCGGTGGACGTCGCGTTGCCTGGAACCAAGAACACGGTAACGGTAGCCGCAGTGGGCGCCGACGGAGGTACCGCAGTCGAGGAACGGACCGTGCTGCACTACGGCAACCGCATCGGCGGGCTGACGGACCCCTCGGGAGATGACAACGGCCCCGGCAGCTACACCTATCCGACCAACCCGGTCTACGTGCCCGGCGCCTTCGACCTCACCGCTGTCGACGTGTACGACGCCGGTGACAAGTATGCATTCGTGAGCACCATTGCCGGTGACGTCACCAACCCCTGGGGCGGTCAGGGTATCTCGCACCAGCGCATCAACGTCTACCTCAGCAACGGCGACGCAACCGCCACCCCTGCCCTGCCCGGCACGAACGTCAACGTTGAGCACGCCTGGGATTCCGTCATCGTCACCGACGGCCGGTTTGATGGTGCCGGCGTATACAGCCCGCACGGCACCCGCACCTCGGCGGTCAGTCTGCTGGCAGTACCCGAAGCCAAGCAGATTGTGACCATGGTGCCCAAGGAGGCACTCGGAACCCTCGAGCCGGCGTCGGCAAAGTTCGCCGTGGCCATGTTCGGCAACGCCGAAGCCGGCGAGGGCATCGGCAACGTCCGCCCCGTCTATGACGGCGCGTACTGGGCAGCCGGCGACCCGTCCTGGATCAAGGAGTGGCGCTTCGGCGGCGGAGCCGGTGTCTTCGACGGCGGCATCGCCTCCCGGGATACGGACACCAGCGATCCGAACGCACTGGACGTGATTGTCCGTGACGGCCAAAGCCAGGCCGACGTGCTCAACTGGCAGGCGGGCTCGCCCGTGGTGATTCCCATGGTGGGAATGACGCCGTAAACCCAAATCCCCAAGGCGGGGCCGGAAATCTCCGGCCCCGCCTTTCCCGTATATGGACGCCATTGGAACCAGAAAGAAAGACCAATAGTTATATCCGGAATGATTTGGAACGGGGGAAAGCAATGAAGCATTACTTCGACTTATCTGACAGCTTCGGCGCGGCGGATTGGGCCGGCACTCAAGCAGATAGCGGCAGCATTCCTGACGACTGCTCGACACTTTTGGGGCTCGTGAACGAGCAGAAGCTGTTAGGCAAGCCGCACATCAAACCGCCGCCTGTACTCCGTCGGAGTCGTGGAGAACGCAGCCGCAAAGTTCTGCCGGAGGGTGACGGCGTTCCCGAATCCGCAGTCGGTGGAAACCTGGTCTATCGACAGGTCCGTGGTCTCAAGCAGCCGCCGGGCTGCGTCAAGGCGGCGGGCGCGGATCCAGGCGGCCGGCGTCGTCCCGGTTGCCGCCCGGAAGGACCGGACGAATGTGCGGCGGCTCAGGTGTGCCTGCGCCGCGAGCCGGTCGATGGTAAGCGGTTCACCCAGGCGGGCCAAGGCCCATTCCAGAAGGCGCGAGATCGGGTCATCGGAGGAGCGCTCCGGCACCGGGCGCTCAATGTATTGCGCCTGTCCGCCCTCCCGGTGCGGAGCGATGACCAGGCTGCGTGCCACCCGGTTCGCCGCCTCCGCTCCAAGCCGGGCGCGCACCAGGTGCAGGCACGCGTCCAGCGCGGAGGCCGTACCGGCCGAG
This genomic interval from Arthrobacter sp. SLBN-100 contains the following:
- a CDS encoding GlxA family transcriptional regulator, which produces MRIAVYAFDGATMFHLAVPQMVFDEVARQGLAAWKTVLFSDQEGGITTAEGYRLGEVKGPAAAEAADVVVVPSWFDDGRVPSDSLRQVLQGAHGRGVPILGLCLGAIPVADAGLLAGRRAVTHWQAFDSLAARHPDVPLDQSVLYIDHGDVLTSAGTASALDACLHLVRARLGAEAANRVARSLVIAPHREGGQAQYIERPVPERSSDDPISRLLEWALARLGEPLTIDRLAAQAHLSRRTFVRSFRAATGTTPAAWIRARRLDAARRLLETTDLSIDQVSTDCGFGNAVTLRQNFAAAFSTTPTEYRRRFDVRLA